TATTCACAgcaaacaccaccaacgaTGCCAACAAAAGGTACTCTTTTGGCAACAACTTTCTGGCTTTTACAACATCTAAGGAAGGAGTGGTGTTGAGAAAGGGTCTTGAAGGCCCATTGGAAAATGATAAATCATCAATGGGATCATCAACAGACACAGTGGCCTTTTGAATGGGGGCCTTAgaagacttggacttggccaTTGTTTTTTCAGCAGGAAATGGACAGAGGAACAGTTATGATACGCAAGTGGGCAACAATAGCACAGTACAAACGAATTCAAAGATTACTGGGAAGTCCTAGCTGTGAAAACAGGTGTTCTTTTGTGAAACAAAACCTAATGTATTTTTCAGTGAACGCGTAATTTGGCGGTAGTGGACTTGGCAAGCGACCTGGGtttgacccatacacccactTCGCAATTATCACGTGATATAGACCCTGCCACGCTTAGCGATTTTGCCCTCCTCGCCTTGTTCTGATAATCAGTTGCATCACCCCAACAACTTATCCCAGAATTACCATCGAACAAACCCCAATTACCTACAAGTCTGGTCAATAACTCATATTATTTCCTGCCAAACTGCCTCCTTAGTGCTATTCCCTGTGAGATAATGAAATTGTCGCCCATTCATGGTATCTCTTTAACTCGTTTGCAGCATAAATCCTGATTACGGCGGTCGCATTTATATCCACTTTGCTACAACAAAAAAATGTACGAACCTCTAAGTGCAGGCAAGCAAAAAAAATAACATAGGTACACCCCTCCTACCTGGGCTATGCCCGTTATATAGACTTACGGTCAACGAATCGCACCGGCTTGTGAGCGATTTCGATCATGGCTCGGATCGTACCATTGTCGCTCCATATTTTGTGGCCCCTGTCTTATCTTGACACCTCCCGATTACACAAAATATTTTTGCGATAAATCAGATCCCTTTTTAACTCTTGATTTTAAACCACTTTTTTTTCCGCTTGGTTATTATCAGTAAGATCAGAAGTTATATTGTCTACATTAACTCACGTGTTTTGTGTGTGTATCTGAGACCTTCAAATGGCTTACTATTACTATAAATTCGAATGGTACGTATACCACCCTTGATGGGTTTGCAATTGAGGCTTGTGTATGGGACTGATACTTGtattttgtttgatttaCCGATCCCTGTCAGCCCAAACCCATATACTTTAACCCATTGGCCCCCTAAAATCCCTACTAACATTACAGGCCGCTCGAAGACTCAGTAGAGTCCGTGCAAGTGACTGGAAACTTTGATAATTGGTCCAGAGCAAACCCTCCATTGGCCAAAGATTCCAATGGGTTTGCGGGCATAATCAAGTTACCAGCGAAACAGAAATTGATCTTTAAGTTTGTCATTAATGGCACCGAGTGGAAGCTTGGTCCTCATTACAAGACTGCTTCGGATGAAAGTGGAATCgaaaacaacttcatcgatgaagatgagttgaGCTTGTACGAGGAGTTTGAGAAGGAATCTACTGTTGAACCGGAGTCAGCCCTGGAATCCACTGAGTCAGATTCCGGGGGCAAGGAGCACGAAATTCATCAGGTATTGACGGGTGCCTCCTCGTTTGCTGCCGTTTCGATTCCTAGCAACTCTTCGAAGTTTGAGGATTTGGCAGAAGCAGATAGTCCACCAGTCACACCTACAGAGACACCTGTTACAGGCCTGGATCCACGTCCAACGACATCTTCTGCTGTAACCGGTGGAGGTACTGTCATGAACTTGTCTGACTCCAATTCGACTCTTAACAAACCTGATGAATTGAGAATTCCAGGTTCCTATCCGATATCTCCTGTTGCTAAAGGTGGTGATGTTACCAATACCccttcaaatacttcaGGTCGGTTCAAGAAGGATGGGTTAGTTTCTAAGTTCAGGggtttgttcaagtactaGGGGTACTTTTGGTTTGTTTCAGGTTTTGATTGGAGAAAGAACACCTTCTCTATTTCGGTTTCCTTGATGTCTGGTATCATAGGTGTTCAATCCTGTGCTTGTTTCTTGATCCAATTTTCAGTTCTATCATTTTACCTTTAATATCTGTATTGTTTTTTGTGTTATTCAATTGTCTCTgggaaaagaaggaatgTTATATATTTTAATACAGATCAATATATGCTTGTTCTCAGAAATCATTTCTTACcgctcttcttctttttcttctttttatCTTTAGTTTCTGCTGAAGGAGGTACTGCTGGAACAAGGGTATCGAGTTTTTCAGACTCGTCGAACTTCTTATTTGACATGATACTACTCAAACCTGGTACTTTTTGGGCATCGTTGGAAGTAACACCTCGAGGACCCAAGAACGTAATGAGTTTGGAGAGTTCTTTGACTTTGTACGTTTTGTATTTAATAACCTTCCCCAGGCTTGGCTCAAACACCTTAAAGGAAACATAATTGGAAGCGGATTTCTCGCTAGGTTTTTTGGAATTTTTGGTTCTTCTCTCAAGCTTCTTGTGCTCGTTGGCATACGTTATGGACACCCGGGCCGTCGTAGGGTACGCTGCTAGAAGTTTGGCGGTAGAACTTATAAATGTATCGAGAGTGGACATGATTGGAGCTGAACGATTATTTCTCAGCATCGCGAACTTTTTTGTACAAAAAATCTATTCATTATTCTCGTGAAAAAATGCTATAAGAATCAAACTAACTTAAAAGGGCACGTCGTATCCCAAAACCAAACTTCCGATTAAAAACAAGTTAAGAGCAGTTATGAAGCCCCATACTAAGATAGCTCCGACAGTCGTCAAAGGGCCATTGCTCAAATCCTTGTATCCCACTACTTTATTGTCGTACGGGTCTTTACGATTTGTTGGAATGCCAGCCGCATACTCGGGGTGGTTTATGGATCGTAAGTCATTCGTATGTTGTATCAAACTCTCATTTTCTTGGGTGCTGGAGCTGATTTGAAgtggttcttcttcttcgaatCCAGCACATGGATGGCTCTTTCGCAAATCTTGCAACTTGATGGCAGGTTCTCTGCTTTTATACCGCATATGATCGTGTTCACTGGTGTGGATGCTgaaatcttcttcagtttcaatGTCACCTTCATAAGCTGCAGTTATAGGCACTCTCATGATCTCTTTGGAGCAAGTGAACATAATCAATGGTGCAGTT
Above is a window of Yamadazyma tenuis chromosome 1, complete sequence DNA encoding:
- a CDS encoding uncharacterized protein (EggNog:ENOG503P7KP; COG:S) — translated: MSTLDTFISSTAKLLAAYPTTARVSITYANEHKKLERRTKNSKKPSEKSASNYVSFKVFEPSSGKVIKYKTYKVKELSKLITFLGPRGVTSNDAQKVPGLSSIMSNKKFDESEKLDTLVPAVPPSAETKDKKKKKKKSGKK
- a CDS encoding uncharacterized protein (EggNog:ENOG503PY0U; COG:S); amino-acid sequence: MAYYYYKFEWPLEDSVESVQVTGNFDNWSRANPPLAKDSNGFAGIIKLPAKQKLIFKFVINGTEWKLGPHYKTASDESGIENNFIDEDELSLYEEFEKESTVEPESASESTESDSGGKEHEIHQVLTGASSFAAVSIPSNSSKFEDLAEADSPPVTPTETPVTGSDPRPTTSSAVTGGGTVMNLSDSNSTLNKPDELRIPGSYPISPVAKGGDVTNTPSNTSGRFKKDGLVSKFRGLFKY